In Sesamum indicum cultivar Zhongzhi No. 13 unplaced genomic scaffold, S_indicum_v1.0 scaffold00057, whole genome shotgun sequence, one DNA window encodes the following:
- the LOC105178796 gene encoding uncharacterized protein LOC105178796, with protein MPPGSVESHEQLIQKFSFHFASKRKQKRSATHLFTIRQRNDEALKNFMGRFNNETLEVPGLRIDMMISILIHGLKKGVFASALARDPPSDVEQLMNLAQKYIDEEEMNAMKDGEWRVEYGRDRGYDVKNDKRSRHNRNKVPHYSQKYNKYTPLNTTRARALLMVERKDVRRWPKPTRATPAKKHSSKYCRFHRERGHDTEECYQLKDEIERLVRQGYFKDLVSKDYPGRGRHSRSRSPLRREGGVVAGQTTRENAPVKGIIHMIAGGSEVGYSSRARKKAERRTSTLASRQVMNISPELEISFGAQDIKGKIGNGNDPMVIKMDIANFTVHKVGCYEFAIGRLRRQRSGLVGDN; from the coding sequence ATGCCACCAGGAAGCGTGGAGTCCCACGAGCAACTCATACAGAAATTCTCTTTCCATTTCGCCAGTAAAAGGAAGCAGAAACGATCAGCGACACATCTGTTCACCATAAGACAGCGGAACGACGAGGCTTTAAAGAACTTCATGGGACGTTTCAATAACGAAACGCTGGAGGTACCAGGCTTACGGATAGATATGATGATCAGCATACTAATCCACGGTTTGAAGAAGGGAGTGTTTGCTTCCGCATTAGCTCGCGATCCCCCATCTGACGTGGAGCAACTTATGAATCTGGCGCAGAAGTACATAGacgaagaagaaatgaatgccATGAAGGATGGCGAATGGAGGGTCGAATATGGAAGAGATCGGGGATACGACGTTAAGAATGATAAGCGATCAAGACATAATCGAAACAAAGTACCTCACTATTCACAgaagtacaataaatacaccCCACTCAACACCACGAGGGCAAGAGCATTGCTCATGGTAGAAAGGAAGGATGTACGCAGATGGCCAAAACCCACGAGGGCTACCCCTGCCAAGAAACATTCGAGCAAATACTGTAGATTCCACCGTGAAAGAGGGCATGACACTGAGGAATGCTACCAGCTCAAGGATGAGATTGAGCGGTTAGTCCGTCAAGGATATTTCAAGGATTTAGTATCAAAAGATTACCCAGGCAGAGGCCGACACAGTAGATCCCGAAGCCCATTGAGGCGAGAAGGAGGGGTCGTTGCGGGGCAAACTACCCGGGAGAACGCGCCTGTGAAAGGCATCATACACATGATAGCGGGAGGATCCGAGGTGGGGTACTCGAGTAGAGCAAGGAAGAAAGCAGAACGGAGGACGAGCACCCTGGCGAGCAGACAGGTAATGAATATATCCCCTGAATTAGAAATTAGCTTTGGTGCGCAGGATATAAAGGGAAAGATCGGTAACGGCAATGACCCCATGGTGATTAAGATGGACATAGCCAATTTCACTGTCCATAAGGTTGGATGCTATGAGTTCGCCATTGGTAGGCTTCGGAGGCAGCGAAGTGGACTCGTTGGGGACAATTGA